The proteins below are encoded in one region of Hordeum vulgare subsp. vulgare chromosome 3H, MorexV3_pseudomolecules_assembly, whole genome shotgun sequence:
- the LOC123443178 gene encoding multiprotein-bridging factor 1a-like encodes MSRTGPIAQDWEPVVVRKKLPNAAAKKDEKAVNAARRAGVDIDIAKKHNAGTNKAAHSTTSLNTKRLDDDTENLAHERVPSDLKKSIMQARTDKKLTQAQLAQLINEKPQVIQEYESGKAIPNQQIIGKLERALGTKLRGKK; translated from the exons ATGTCTCGCACGGGACCGATCGCTCAGGACTGGGAGCCGGTGGTCGTGCGCAAGAAGCTGCCCAACGCCGCCgccaagaaggacgagaaggccgTCAACGCCGCCCGCCGCGCCGGCGTCGACATCGACATCGCCAAGAAAC ATAATGCTGGGACCAACAAAGCTGCTCATAGCACCACATCGCTCAATACAAAGAGGCTTGATGATGATACAGAGAATCTTGCTC ATGAGCGTGTGCCGTCAGACCTGAAGAAGAGCATTATGCAGGCTAGAACAGACAAGAAGCTCACACAGGCACAGCTTGCACAG CTGATCAATGAGAAGCCACAAGTCATCCAGGAGTACGAGTCAGGCAAAGCTATCCCAAACCAACAGATCATCGGCAAGCTGGAAAGGGCTCTTGGCACAAAGCTGCGAGGCAAGAAGTGA